CCTAAACCGTATGCGGCTACTCTTCTTGTAGTGTTAGCACCTGCAACACAAGCGCCCGCAGCTAATAACCCACCAAGGAGCATAGCTAATGACGGGAAAAAGTGTGCGATGTATATTCCAACGAGTGATAATACAGCGCCGAATGCTAAAACCTGATCTTCAGGGAATAGTTCTGCTGCGTGTCCTCCGCCACCATGTGACATAATTACACCTCAATTATTTTTTGAAAACCATGGTAGACTTAAAGTCCCATAGCCATTCCAATTAATACTGCACCTGCGATTAATGAAGAAACAAATGAAGCAATAACTCCGTTTGGCATTTTCTTAAATTTAGGGTCGTGGAATCCTTCGATTGTACCACCAATGTTGTATGAAGCTAAAACCGCGTTCATAAAGAAGAAACCTACTGCCAAAACACCTGCAATAGCTGCGGCAAATCCTAACTGTTGGAGTGCGATGTATGCAAGAGCACCACCGAGACCACCGAGTGCTGCACCAATTGTACCACTTACGAAACAAACGGTTGGAATACCGTGTCCTGTTGTACCTGGTGTGATGTATGGTTTTTGAATATCTCCGGTAATAGGGTCTTTTTCACATTTATCTGCTGCAGGGACGATACCAATACCGTATACATAGATAATTTGACCGATTAACATTGTAAGGCCTAACATGATCATTGCACCGACAGCACCAGATAACATGATCAATAACATGTGAACTGGATTAGCCAATGAAACTCCCGCTTGTGAAGCCATTGTAGCTGCAGCCAAGAGACCGGTAAAACCTGCACCTGCTGCTAACTGTGTTGTACCTGTACCTACCCCTGTTGAAGTAGCCATCGCTGCTGGAGCACCACCTACTGGAACGAAGTGAACGCTTGCGTTGATAATCGCTCCCGCAATGGTTATTTCCGCAAGAGGTAATATAAAGCTTGTAGCATCCATAATATCACCAATCTTCCTTATTTTAATTAATTTCTGTATGGTCCGTATTTGTTTCTAGCATATACCTCGAGTTTCCTGTTGATACCTGCTGCAACGGCCACTACTAAGAGACCTACTAAAAGTGCGATTGATGTTTTTGTTACTAAGTCTCCACCGATGATGTTACCGAGAATGCTTCTCCATCCATCGAGGAAGATAATTAAACCAAAGCATAATCCTGTAAGTGGACCACCAAATCTTGAACAGAAATATGAAGAATCTAAACCATTTCTCACACCGTATTCTGCGTAAATATCGATGTCACCTTGGTTAGCAACAGGGATACCTCCACCGAATGGGTATTTTTGGTATTCTCTTTCAGCACCGTAGTGAACGTCACCAGTTGATGAACCGATAGCACCTACAGTAATACCGAAGATTAATGCAACCAATGGTAGTGGGAATGGGTTTCCTAATGCTGTTGTTGCTAAGTATGCAGCAAGAGTCATTGTGAAAACAGCTATAAATCCGTGTCCTACGATTGGACCTATGTGTGATGTAAGAACATCCATGTAAACAGGTTGTCCGAACTTTTTGGACTGACCTACAGTTCTTCCAAGGAATGCACTAACTGAGTATGCACCGTGTACGACTGCAGCAACACCTGAACCTACGATTATCGCTAAAACAGCGTTTAATCCTGCGTTAATTAGTGCCCAAGCAATGGTACCTGCAACTGCAACATACAAACCGTATGATACAGGTTCCCCAGATATAGCTTTGTTAAAGTATCTGTGGATATTGCCCATTTGCGGACCTAATTGAACCTGAGAGTTAGGGTTTGACTGTGAACCGACATCGGATTCCAAGTCTTCAGCACAACCTGAAACAGTTGCAGCCGCCCCAGCTAGGGCCAATGCCCCCAGAGAAATCAATGTTGGATCCATTATTTCACCTCACAATATATGGGACTGTTAGCTATACTTTTTATTGGCTTTTTGAGCCTAGAAACATATCTATGCCGTTAGCTATTCTGTTATTATCTCTTTATATGATATATATTACTTTGTATTCCGTTTTTTACCGAATAACGCGTAATATTTTCTTTAATTTAGTTAAAGTATATTTTAGTTAAGTTATATTGTTAACGATACTGAAACAATATATACTAAGTATAAAAAAAGGAAGCCAAGAGGCTTCCTGTATTTTAGAGAAATTATTTAGCAGGTAAGATAATGTCTCTTTCTCCTGCAGCGTCGAATTCTCTTAATGCTCCTCTAGCAAACTCTTTTCTAGGTTTGGAGAAGTCGAATACGAGCATTGGGTCAGCGAATGCAACTTTTACCAATGGGCTAAGTGCAAATGCATCTCCTCTTGCGGAGTGGGCAGATTGTGCAATACCTGCGTATTCTCCCTGGTGACCTACGTTCATTGCGTAGTTAGGGTAGTTAGGTCCTCTTAATTCAAGAGGTGCAGCTTCGTCGTTTCTGATTGCGAGTGAGTTTGAAGCACCACACTGGTCCTGCAAGTCGTAACCGTAGAATCCGAGTCTACTGTGGTATTCTTTGTGTAATAACTGTGATAAGTACCAGCCGTTTACACCAGCGTTTGAGTTACCTGTTGCCATACATACGCTGATACCTGATGCAGCAGCCGCAACCGCAGCTCTTTGTGATCCACCGAAGTGGTCTTCTAATAATGCAGGGTATTCATCGTACTGTTCTAATGCGTAGAGTGTAACTTCACCAGCAACATCTTCTACTACATCCATTGTAGCTTTTGTTCCCATTCTACCGTATTTTTTCTCTACGTAATCTAATCCGTAGTATGAGAAGTCATCTAAAATATCATCGGTGTATGACGCGGTAGCGTATTGTGTGAATCCTACACCACCGGACATGTATGCACCGAGCCAGATTTGGTCGTATAATGCAGCACCAGTAGCTACAACCTCTAATGATTGTTCAACAGGGTCTTCTGAAACTCTTGTTGTTTGTACAACATCGGAGAGAATACCGAATCTGATTCCTCCTGGTTCGTTTGGACCTCTTGCTCTTCTTCCTGGTAAAGCGTTACCCATCTGAATTACGTCAGCGTGTTTTGAAGCATATGAGAAGTCAGCTGTTGCAGCTTCCCCTGCACAAAGTTTGTATGCGGTAATGAATGACATTCCGATCTGCATTGCAGACCATCTTGAGATTGTACCACCGTCACATACCCTACCTACGAGTGATGGAACTCTTGATACTTGGTATGTTTTTTTACCGATTGCAGCTTTTATTGTTTCAGCCTGATCTTCAGGGAACAATTTGTTAATGTCGATTAAGAACTTGTCGTCTAATTCGTCAGCTAACTCATCGTCACCGGTGAAGATTCTAGCATAACAATCCCATGCAAGGGATGGGTGAACTTCAACCATGTGTTCTTGAACAACTGCACCACCAGCAAGAGCGTGGTTGATTGTGTGCATATATTCGTTGATTGTTTCAGGAGTTACTTCTACACCCAATCTTTTTTCTAAAACTGAGTGAGCAGTGTCCATACCTACAATAACGGTTCTTCTGATATCGTCCCATAATTGTTGGATAGCAGCGTTGTTCATGAAGTGTAAATCGTCACCTTCACAGTAGTCGTCAGTGTTTGACAATTTGTAAGGCATTAATTTTCTTTGACCAAGAGGAACACCAATGTCCGGGTTGTAGAGTGGTACTCCTTGTCTTTTCTCAGCTAATATTTTTTCATTAGCTTCAACGAACTCTCTTTTCCTAGCTGACTGTTCCCAACCACCGTAGGTATAGAATTTTGTGTATTTTTCTTTTGGGTCTTCTTCGAATTTTTCCTTTAAGGCTTTCAAAAATAATCTTTTTTCAGCTTCCATAAGTTCACCTCAATGGTTTAAGAGGTTTTTTTTAATTCAATTATAATCCTTTGAATATTTCGTTTGTAGGAATGTATCCACCAAGAGTTCTTGCTCTGTGGATTCTTTTTACAACGTCAATAACGTCAGGATCTGCTCTCATTTCAATACCGTCTTTTCTGTAGATGGTTGTCATTTCTCTTAATTTTGCTTCAGGAAGTGGCTCTCCAACGTCAACAGGTGCATCGAGTGGTTTTCCTACCTGATCTTTTACGTACATAACGTGTCCTGTTTTTTCGTCGAATACGGATCTCTGCAATGCATCAAACATCATACCGTTTTCGTCCAATCTTAATGAGTGTCCGTGTACAGTTGCACCTCTAACACCTGATGTTGCAGGGTCAAAGAGTTCTGTATCCATAAGTATGTTTTTGGAGAATTCTTCGAGGTCACTTTCTCTACATTCAACAACTTGTCTTCCTGAGAGTGTACCTGCATCTACTCCTCTTAATCTTGTCATGTATGATCTTGATCTGTCGTATGGTTGAGCAGGAGCGTAGTACATCGAGTCAGCAAACTGGATGTATCTAACTCTATGTCCTTCTTTAGCACCGTTTAATGGTTCAACTAAATCTCTTGCATAGTCTTCAATGAAGTCCATTTCTTCGAGTGGCGGGTGAACTGTTTTGTAGTCTTCACCAGGCTGTCTGTGTCCCATGATTTTTACAACATCTTCATCTGGGATTTCTCTTAATTTTTCCAATTCATAGTTTGGATTCAAGTGATTTCTTCTGTTTTCAGCAACTTTTGTTGCACCAGGGTAGAACTGAGGCGTATATGCCATAAGATCACCTTAACCTAAATGTTTTTTTATGCATTCAATGATTTCATCAATTTTTTTTTGAGGGGCTGATTCTCCCCTAATTACTCCGGTAATGATTTCCACGATCTTACCTTCAGTTTTTGATTCTAACGGCATCACGTTTCTCGTTTTTATTCCTATTGTCGCAAAATCTTCCATATCTA
This Methanococcus maripaludis C5 DNA region includes the following protein-coding sequences:
- the mtrD gene encoding tetrahydromethanopterin S-methyltransferase subunit D, with translation MDATSFILPLAEITIAGAIINASVHFVPVGGAPAAMATSTGVGTGTTQLAAGAGFTGLLAAATMASQAGVSLANPVHMLLIMLSGAVGAMIMLGLTMLIGQIIYVYGIGIVPAADKCEKDPITGDIQKPYITPGTTGHGIPTVCFVSGTIGAALGGLGGALAYIALQQLGFAAAIAGVLAVGFFFMNAVLASYNIGGTIEGFHDPKFKKMPNGVIASFVSSLIAGAVLIGMAMGL
- the mtrE gene encoding tetrahydromethanopterin S-methyltransferase subunit E, producing MDPTLISLGALALAGAAATVSGCAEDLESDVGSQSNPNSQVQLGPQMGNIHRYFNKAISGEPVSYGLYVAVAGTIAWALINAGLNAVLAIIVGSGVAAVVHGAYSVSAFLGRTVGQSKKFGQPVYMDVLTSHIGPIVGHGFIAVFTMTLAAYLATTALGNPFPLPLVALIFGITVGAIGSSTGDVHYGAEREYQKYPFGGGIPVANQGDIDIYAEYGVRNGLDSSYFCSRFGGPLTGLCFGLIIFLDGWRSILGNIIGGDLVTKTSIALLVGLLVVAVAAGINRKLEVYARNKYGPYRN
- the mcrA gene encoding coenzyme-B sulfoethylthiotransferase subunit alpha, whose amino-acid sequence is MEAEKRLFLKALKEKFEEDPKEKYTKFYTYGGWEQSARKREFVEANEKILAEKRQGVPLYNPDIGVPLGQRKLMPYKLSNTDDYCEGDDLHFMNNAAIQQLWDDIRRTVIVGMDTAHSVLEKRLGVEVTPETINEYMHTINHALAGGAVVQEHMVEVHPSLAWDCYARIFTGDDELADELDDKFLIDINKLFPEDQAETIKAAIGKKTYQVSRVPSLVGRVCDGGTISRWSAMQIGMSFITAYKLCAGEAATADFSYASKHADVIQMGNALPGRRARGPNEPGGIRFGILSDVVQTTRVSEDPVEQSLEVVATGAALYDQIWLGAYMSGGVGFTQYATASYTDDILDDFSYYGLDYVEKKYGRMGTKATMDVVEDVAGEVTLYALEQYDEYPALLEDHFGGSQRAAVAAAASGISVCMATGNSNAGVNGWYLSQLLHKEYHSRLGFYGYDLQDQCGASNSLAIRNDEAAPLELRGPNYPNYAMNVGHQGEYAGIAQSAHSARGDAFALSPLVKVAFADPMLVFDFSKPRKEFARGALREFDAAGERDIILPAK
- the mcrG gene encoding coenzyme-B sulfoethylthiotransferase subunit gamma; protein product: MAYTPQFYPGATKVAENRRNHLNPNYELEKLREIPDEDVVKIMGHRQPGEDYKTVHPPLEEMDFIEDYARDLVEPLNGAKEGHRVRYIQFADSMYYAPAQPYDRSRSYMTRLRGVDAGTLSGRQVVECRESDLEEFSKNILMDTELFDPATSGVRGATVHGHSLRLDENGMMFDALQRSVFDEKTGHVMYVKDQVGKPLDAPVDVGEPLPEAKLREMTTIYRKDGIEMRADPDVIDVVKRIHRARTLGGYIPTNEIFKGL